A single Cellulomonas sp. SLBN-39 DNA region contains:
- a CDS encoding response regulator — MRALVIDDSRTMRKIVSRTLSDLGFETVEAEDGQAALDVLESGDVPDLACIDWNMPVMDGLTFVTNVRANPAWRGVTLMMVTTESEHNQIVRALAAGAHEYLIKPFTTDAIRDKLDLLGLVAVGEPA; from the coding sequence GTGAGAGCACTCGTCATCGACGACTCCCGCACCATGCGGAAGATCGTCTCGCGCACCCTGAGCGACCTCGGGTTCGAGACCGTCGAGGCCGAGGACGGCCAGGCCGCCCTCGACGTCCTCGAGTCCGGCGACGTCCCCGACCTCGCCTGCATCGACTGGAACATGCCCGTGATGGACGGGCTGACCTTCGTCACCAACGTCCGGGCGAACCCCGCGTGGCGTGGCGTGACGCTCATGATGGTCACGACGGAGAGCGAGCACAACCAGATCGTGCGCGCGCTCGCGGCCGGGGCCCACGAGTACCTGATCAAGCCCTTCACCACCGACGCCATCCGCGACAAGCTCGACCTGCTCGGCCTCGTCGCAGTAGGGGAGCCGGCATGA
- a CDS encoding pyridoxal phosphate-dependent aminotransferase, with translation MPLRPLDQSAKLKDVLYEIRGKALDAAARLEAEGRTVLKLNTGNPAAFGFDAPHQIVADVIAAVPHAHGYTDSRGILSARRAIVTRYETVPGFPLFDVDDVYLGNGVSELITMVLQALLDEGDEVLVPSPDYPLWTAMTSLSDGRPVHYRCDESAGWQPDVEHIRSLITPRTKAIVVINPNNPTGAVYSREVLEQIAAVAREHSLLVLADEIYDRILFDGAQHVPMASVAPDLLCLTFNGLSKTYRVAGFRSGWVVVTGPTDHARGFLEGITLLASTRLCPNVPAQHAIQAALGGVQSIEALVAPGGRLHEQRQVAWEGLTSIPGVTCVKPDGALYLFPRLDPEVFGIVDDAQLVYDLLVAEQILLVQGTGFNWPTPDHLRVVTLPEARVLADAVERIGNFLSSYRQVPVG, from the coding sequence ATGCCGCTGCGCCCGCTCGACCAGTCCGCCAAGCTCAAGGACGTCCTCTACGAGATCCGCGGCAAGGCGCTCGACGCCGCCGCGCGCCTCGAGGCCGAGGGGCGCACCGTGCTCAAGCTCAACACCGGCAACCCGGCGGCGTTCGGGTTCGACGCGCCGCACCAGATCGTCGCCGACGTCATCGCCGCCGTGCCGCACGCGCACGGGTACACCGACTCGCGCGGGATCCTCTCGGCGCGGCGCGCCATCGTCACGAGGTACGAGACGGTGCCGGGGTTCCCGCTCTTCGACGTCGACGACGTGTACCTGGGCAACGGCGTGTCCGAGCTCATCACCATGGTGCTGCAGGCGCTGCTCGACGAGGGCGACGAGGTGCTCGTCCCGTCCCCCGACTACCCGCTGTGGACGGCCATGACCAGCCTCTCCGACGGGCGGCCCGTGCACTACCGGTGCGACGAGTCCGCCGGCTGGCAGCCCGACGTGGAGCACATCCGCTCGCTGATCACCCCGCGCACCAAGGCGATCGTCGTCATCAACCCGAACAACCCGACCGGCGCGGTCTACAGCCGCGAGGTGCTCGAGCAGATCGCCGCGGTCGCGCGCGAGCACAGCCTGCTGGTGCTCGCCGACGAGATCTACGACCGCATCCTCTTCGACGGTGCGCAGCACGTCCCCATGGCGAGCGTGGCCCCCGACCTGCTCTGCCTGACGTTCAACGGGCTGTCGAAGACGTACCGGGTGGCCGGGTTCCGCTCGGGCTGGGTCGTCGTCACCGGCCCCACCGACCACGCGCGCGGCTTCCTCGAGGGCATCACGCTGCTGGCGTCGACCCGCCTGTGCCCCAACGTGCCGGCGCAGCACGCCATCCAGGCGGCCCTCGGCGGCGTGCAGTCCATCGAGGCGCTCGTCGCGCCGGGCGGGCGGCTGCACGAGCAGCGGCAGGTCGCGTGGGAGGGGCTGACGTCGATCCCCGGGGTCACGTGCGTCAAGCCCGACGGCGCGCTCTACCTGTTCCCGCGGCTCGACCCGGAGGTGTTCGGCATCGTCGACGACGCCCAGCTCGTCTACGACCTGCTGGTCGCCGAGCAGATCCTGCTCGTGCAGGGCACGGGCTTCAACTGGCCGACGCCCGACCACCTGCGGGTCGTCACGCTGCCCGAGGCGCGGGTGCTGGCCGACGCGGTCGAGCGCATCGGCAACTTCCTGTCGTCGTACCGCCAGGTGCCCGTGGGCTGA
- the urtB gene encoding urea ABC transporter permease subunit UrtB has translation MDALLSQLFAGLSLGSVLLLAALGLALTFGQMGVINMAHGELMMAGAYTAFVVQQVVADAGVSLLVSLPLGFLVGGLLGLLLEVTLLSRMYRRPLDTLLVTFGVALVLQQLARDVFGAPNVDVRAPAWLQGAVPVLGLDLPRTRLFILALAVLAVVALALVLRLTPLGRRIRATVQHRDLAETSGVSTRATDRLTFFLGSGIAGVAGVALTLLGSIGPTLGTAYVVDAFLVVVVGGIGQLKGAVIAAFGLGLIQATFEYSTTASLAKVLVFVVVVAFLQLRPQGLVAVRTRSLA, from the coding sequence ATGGACGCCCTGCTCTCCCAGCTCTTCGCCGGCCTGAGCCTCGGCTCGGTCCTGCTGCTCGCCGCGCTCGGCCTCGCCCTGACCTTCGGGCAGATGGGCGTGATCAACATGGCGCACGGCGAGCTCATGATGGCCGGCGCGTACACCGCGTTCGTCGTGCAGCAGGTCGTCGCCGACGCCGGGGTCTCGCTGCTCGTGTCCCTGCCGCTCGGGTTCCTCGTCGGCGGCCTGCTCGGCCTGCTGCTCGAGGTCACCCTGCTCTCGCGCATGTACCGCAGACCCCTGGACACCCTCCTCGTCACCTTCGGCGTCGCGCTCGTGCTCCAGCAGCTCGCGCGCGACGTGTTCGGCGCCCCCAACGTCGACGTCCGCGCCCCCGCCTGGCTGCAGGGGGCCGTGCCCGTGCTCGGCCTCGACCTGCCGCGCACGCGCCTGTTCATCCTCGCCCTGGCCGTGCTCGCGGTCGTCGCGCTCGCGCTCGTGCTGCGGCTGACCCCGCTCGGGCGGCGCATCCGCGCGACCGTGCAGCACCGCGACCTGGCCGAGACGTCCGGCGTCTCCACCCGCGCCACCGACCGGCTGACGTTCTTCCTCGGCTCCGGCATCGCCGGGGTGGCGGGGGTCGCGCTGACCCTGCTCGGGTCGATCGGGCCGACGCTCGGCACCGCCTACGTCGTCGACGCGTTCCTCGTCGTCGTCGTCGGCGGCATCGGCCAGCTCAAGGGCGCGGTGATCGCCGCGTTCGGGCTCGGGCTGATCCAGGCCACGTTCGAGTACTCGACCACCGCGAGCCTGGCCAAGGTGCTGGTCTTCGTCGTCGTCGTGGCCTTCCTGCAGCTGCGGCCGCAGGGCCTGGTCGCCGTCCGCACGCGGAGCCTGGCATGA
- a CDS encoding methyl-accepting chemotaxis protein gives MSQHQSGRRTWADVSVRTKVLAAVAVMALTALLAAGLALRAFGALRADVDALYDGAVVPLTQLTEIQRAYQGDRARVIQYGIADEETRAELATELEERRVDLDAQVEAYRPGAVDPAAVDAMVAAFDAYYTAAHEELFPLRDAGDDEAFATLFQETIRPLTTGVMDAIQAETTAQEEAAALRVEDTRTLVASSQLTVSLAIAIGGILSLSIAWFVARSLRRRLDRAVAGLEALGEGDLRETVEVDGKDEVGRMVAALGSTQVRLRGVLSGVGETAQTVAAAAEELTAASSQVATGSEETSAQAGVVAAAAEQVSRNVQAVAAGAEEMGASIREIAQNATEATRVAQAATTAAQDANDTVSRLGTSSAEIGNVVKLITSIAEQTNLLALNATIEAARAGEAGKGFAVVAGEVKELAQETARATEDIAQRVEAIQQDTTGAVQAIGRIGDIIASINDYQMTIASAVEEQTATTNEMSRSVGEAATGSGEIATNIVGVASAAQSSTHTLGQMGDNVTELARLAERLREGLSAFRY, from the coding sequence ATGAGCCAGCACCAGTCAGGACGTCGGACGTGGGCCGACGTGTCCGTCCGCACCAAGGTCCTCGCCGCCGTCGCGGTGATGGCGCTCACCGCGCTCCTCGCCGCCGGCCTCGCGCTGCGCGCGTTCGGCGCGCTGCGCGCCGACGTCGACGCCCTGTACGACGGGGCGGTCGTGCCCCTCACGCAGCTGACCGAGATCCAGCGCGCCTACCAGGGCGACCGTGCCCGGGTCATCCAGTACGGCATCGCCGACGAGGAGACCCGCGCCGAGCTCGCCACCGAGCTCGAGGAGCGCCGGGTCGACCTCGACGCCCAGGTCGAGGCGTACCGCCCGGGCGCCGTCGACCCCGCCGCGGTCGACGCGATGGTCGCGGCGTTCGACGCCTACTACACCGCCGCGCACGAGGAGCTGTTCCCGCTGCGCGACGCCGGTGACGACGAGGCGTTCGCGACGCTCTTCCAGGAGACCATCCGGCCGCTGACGACGGGTGTCATGGACGCCATCCAGGCCGAGACGACCGCGCAGGAGGAGGCGGCCGCGCTCCGCGTCGAGGACACCCGGACGCTCGTCGCCTCGTCCCAGCTGACCGTCTCGCTCGCGATCGCGATCGGCGGGATCCTGTCGCTGTCGATCGCCTGGTTCGTGGCCCGCTCGCTGCGCCGCCGCCTGGACCGCGCCGTCGCCGGTCTCGAGGCGCTCGGCGAGGGCGACCTGCGCGAGACCGTCGAGGTCGACGGCAAGGACGAGGTCGGCCGCATGGTCGCCGCGCTCGGCTCCACGCAGGTCCGCCTGCGGGGCGTGCTGTCCGGTGTCGGCGAGACCGCCCAGACCGTCGCTGCCGCCGCCGAGGAGCTCACGGCCGCGTCGAGCCAGGTCGCCACCGGCTCGGAGGAGACCTCCGCGCAGGCCGGTGTCGTGGCCGCGGCCGCGGAGCAGGTCAGCCGCAACGTGCAGGCCGTGGCCGCGGGTGCGGAGGAGATGGGCGCGTCGATCCGCGAGATCGCGCAGAACGCGACCGAGGCGACGCGCGTCGCGCAGGCCGCGACGACCGCCGCGCAGGACGCGAACGACACGGTGTCCCGCCTGGGCACGTCGTCGGCGGAGATCGGGAACGTGGTCAAGCTGATCACGTCGATCGCGGAGCAGACGAACCTGCTGGCGCTGAACGCGACGATCGAGGCGGCGCGCGCGGGGGAGGCGGGCAAGGGCTTCGCGGTCGTGGCCGGCGAGGTCAAGGAGCTCGCGCAGGAGACGGCGCGTGCGACGGAGGACATCGCGCAGCGGGTCGAGGCGATCCAGCAGGACACCACGGGTGCGGTGCAGGCCATCGGGCGGATCGGGGACATCATCGCCTCGATCAACGACTACCAGATGACCATCGCGTCGGCCGTCGAGGAGCAGACCGCGACGACCAACGAGATGTCCCGCTCCGTCGGGGAGGCCGCGACCGGGTCGGGCGAGATCGCCACGAACATCGTCGGCGTCGCCTCGGCCGCCCAGTCGTCGACGCACACGCTCGGGCAGATGGGCGACAACGTCACCGAGCTCGCTCGCCTCGCCGAGCGCCTGCGCGAGGGCCTGTCGGCCTTCCGCTACTGA
- the cheB gene encoding chemotaxis-specific protein-glutamate methyltransferase CheB has translation MTRTRVLVVDDSVVVRRLVTDALSREPRIDVVGVAANGRIAMSKLDQLAPDVVTMDIEMPEMNGIETVRAMRKAGHKQPVIMFSTLTERGAAATLDALAAGATDYVTKPANVGSVQQSLQRVADELIPRILALAPGGRGGALPHPRAGVSAGAAAAATPSPRGPVRLQPPRATHPVRLVVIGSSTGGPEALSKVISALPALPVPVAVVQHMPPVFTRQLAARLDRLGPSTVSEAVDGEPLLPGHVYIAPGDKHLTVRTRVATLHAVLENGPPVNFCRPAVDVLFRAAVPAVRGEILAVVLTGMGADGRAGCEAVVAGGGTVLVQDEQTSVVWGMPGAVATAGWAHAVYPINEVAGAVARTVNESRTATVGGAS, from the coding sequence GTGACGCGAACCCGGGTGCTGGTCGTCGACGACTCCGTCGTCGTGCGCCGGCTCGTCACCGACGCGCTCTCCCGCGAGCCGCGCATCGACGTCGTCGGCGTCGCCGCGAACGGCCGCATCGCGATGTCCAAGCTGGACCAGCTCGCACCCGACGTGGTGACGATGGACATCGAGATGCCGGAGATGAACGGCATCGAGACGGTGCGCGCGATGCGCAAGGCCGGCCACAAGCAGCCGGTCATCATGTTCTCCACGCTCACCGAGCGCGGTGCGGCGGCCACCCTGGACGCCCTCGCCGCCGGTGCCACCGACTACGTCACCAAGCCGGCCAACGTCGGCAGCGTCCAGCAGTCGCTGCAGCGGGTGGCCGACGAGCTCATCCCGCGGATCCTGGCGCTCGCGCCCGGCGGCCGGGGCGGGGCGCTGCCCCACCCGCGCGCAGGCGTCTCCGCCGGTGCCGCCGCGGCGGCGACGCCGAGCCCGCGCGGCCCGGTCCGCCTCCAGCCGCCGCGCGCGACGCACCCCGTGCGCCTCGTGGTGATCGGCTCGTCCACCGGCGGGCCGGAGGCGCTGTCGAAGGTGATCTCGGCGCTGCCGGCGCTGCCCGTGCCCGTCGCCGTGGTCCAGCACATGCCGCCCGTCTTCACCCGGCAGCTCGCCGCCCGCCTCGACCGCCTCGGGCCGTCGACGGTCAGCGAGGCCGTCGACGGGGAGCCGCTGCTGCCCGGCCACGTGTACATCGCGCCCGGTGACAAGCACCTGACCGTCCGGACCAGGGTCGCCACCCTGCACGCGGTCCTCGAGAACGGGCCGCCGGTGAACTTCTGCCGGCCGGCCGTGGACGTGCTGTTCCGTGCCGCCGTCCCCGCGGTGCGCGGCGAGATCCTCGCCGTCGTGCTCACGGGCATGGGGGCGGACGGACGGGCCGGCTGCGAGGCCGTGGTCGCCGGAGGCGGCACCGTCCTCGTGCAGGACGAGCAGACCAGCGTGGTGTGGGGCATGCCCGGCGCCGTCGCGACCGCCGGGTGGGCGCACGCCGTCTACCCGATCAACGAGGTGGCCGGGGCCGTGGCCCGCACCGTGAACGAAAGCCGGACCGCGACCGTGGGAGGTGCGTCATGA
- a CDS encoding protein-glutamate O-methyltransferase CheR produces the protein MTISAQTFAFVADHVRRKSAIQLDAGKEYLVESRLLPLARAAGLTDVDSYVATLRSGPTAARGLEDVVEALTTNETSWFRDVTPFDALRQHILPALQAAPGGLPRLRLWSGACSTGQEPYSIAMILSEAMPGLPLEITATDLSEQVLSRARTGEYSQLEVNRGLPAPLLVKYMKRNGSHWQVADELRRKITFRRANLLESPPLGGPFDVVFLRNVLIYFDLATKRAVLDRVRGALRPGGFLVLGAAETTIGVHEGYERVVVGRGAVYRATNGPTLPHQAPPSTVESLRHPVRPAALSSPVLSRGAGLK, from the coding sequence ATGACGATCTCAGCTCAGACGTTCGCGTTCGTGGCGGACCACGTCCGCCGCAAGAGCGCGATCCAGCTCGACGCCGGGAAGGAGTACCTCGTCGAGAGCCGGCTGCTGCCGCTCGCCCGGGCCGCCGGCCTGACCGACGTCGACTCCTACGTGGCGACCCTGCGCAGCGGGCCGACGGCGGCCCGCGGGCTCGAGGACGTCGTCGAGGCGCTCACGACGAACGAGACGTCGTGGTTCCGCGACGTCACCCCGTTCGACGCGCTGCGCCAGCACATCCTGCCGGCGCTCCAGGCCGCCCCCGGCGGGCTGCCCCGGCTGCGGCTGTGGTCGGGCGCGTGCTCGACCGGCCAAGAGCCCTACTCGATCGCGATGATCCTCAGCGAGGCCATGCCCGGCCTGCCGCTCGAGATCACCGCGACCGACCTGTCGGAGCAGGTGCTGTCCCGCGCCCGCACCGGCGAGTACAGCCAGCTCGAGGTCAACCGCGGCCTGCCCGCCCCGCTGCTCGTCAAGTACATGAAGCGCAACGGGTCGCACTGGCAGGTCGCCGACGAGCTGCGGCGCAAGATCACGTTCCGCCGGGCCAACCTGCTCGAGTCCCCGCCGCTGGGCGGGCCCTTCGACGTGGTGTTCCTGCGCAACGTGCTCATCTACTTCGACCTCGCGACCAAGCGCGCGGTCCTCGACCGGGTGCGCGGTGCCCTGCGACCCGGCGGCTTCCTCGTCCTCGGGGCTGCCGAGACCACCATCGGCGTCCACGAGGGCTACGAGCGTGTCGTCGTGGGTCGGGGCGCCGTCTACCGGGCCACCAACGGCCCCACCCTGCCGCACCAGGCACCCCCGTCCACCGTGGAGTCGTTGCGCCACCCGGTCCGTCCGGCGGCGCTGTCATCCCCCGTCCTGTCCCGAGGAGCTGGTCTGAAGTGA
- a CDS encoding response regulator has translation MIRVLVADDSRVMRQIVIRTLRQAGYDWDVREAADGAQALEAVRADEPDVVLSDWNMPEMTGIDLLRRLRAEGYETPFGFVTSEGSPEMRELAEQAGALFLIAKPFTAESFREVIEPVLA, from the coding sequence ATGATCCGCGTGCTTGTCGCGGACGACAGCCGCGTCATGCGGCAGATCGTCATCCGCACCCTGCGTCAGGCGGGGTACGACTGGGACGTCCGCGAGGCGGCCGACGGGGCGCAGGCCCTGGAGGCCGTGCGCGCCGACGAGCCGGACGTCGTGCTGTCCGACTGGAACATGCCCGAGATGACCGGCATCGACCTGCTCCGTCGGCTGCGTGCCGAGGGGTACGAGACGCCGTTCGGGTTCGTCACGTCCGAGGGCTCGCCCGAGATGCGCGAGCTGGCCGAGCAGGCCGGTGCGCTGTTCCTCATCGCCAAGCCGTTCACCGCGGAGTCCTTCCGCGAGGTCATCGAGCCGGTGCTCGCATGA
- a CDS encoding chemotaxis protein CheX: protein MTTAIAGEDVYAIAQDVFSAMIDGETDTLFPWDGEVPAWGAPLVAWVDLSGDWDGRAALTTETETAHDLARALLGLPSGSPVSDEDLVDAFGEIVNVVGGNIKSLLPTTGKLSLPQVADSEPVLAGAVEVAELRLSWKGRPLTLIVHGVP, encoded by the coding sequence ATGACCACCGCGATCGCGGGCGAGGACGTGTACGCCATCGCCCAGGACGTCTTCTCCGCCATGATCGACGGCGAGACCGACACGCTCTTCCCGTGGGACGGCGAGGTCCCCGCGTGGGGCGCACCGCTCGTCGCCTGGGTCGACCTCTCGGGCGACTGGGACGGCCGTGCCGCCCTGACCACCGAGACCGAGACCGCGCACGACCTCGCGCGCGCGCTGCTCGGCCTGCCCTCGGGCTCGCCGGTCTCGGACGAGGACCTCGTCGACGCGTTCGGCGAGATCGTCAACGTCGTCGGCGGCAACATCAAGTCGCTGCTGCCGACCACGGGCAAGCTCAGCCTGCCCCAGGTCGCCGACTCCGAGCCGGTCCTCGCCGGCGCGGTCGAGGTCGCCGAGCTGCGCCTGTCCTGGAAGGGCCGGCCGCTCACGCTCATCGTCCACGGCGTGCCGTGA
- the urtA gene encoding urea ABC transporter substrate-binding protein: protein MTTAPTRAARTRAVALPAAALAAALVLTACGARTSATGEAAAGTAASSCVDTSGDTVKIGFLNSLSGTMAISEQTVRDALDLAAEEINADGGVLGKQLEVVGEDGASEPTVFAEKAEKLISSDCVAAVFGGWTSSSRKAMLPVFEQRDALLFYPVQYEGLEASPNIFYTGATTNQQIIPGMDYLAEQGKTKVFLVGSDYVFPQTANKIINAYAEANGIEIVGEEYAPLGHTDFATIVNKLKASGADAVFNTLNGDSNVAFFKEYKNVGLTAQDVPVVSVSIAEEEVGGIGVENVVGQLTAWNYYQTVESPENEAFVAAFKERYGEDRPTSDPMEAAYTSLHLWKGMVEKAGSFDVAAIQEAAGGVTFDAPEGTVTVNGENHHIAKTAYIGEIAEDGLIYPVWESDGPIEPDPFLEGYDWAEGLS, encoded by the coding sequence TTGACCACAGCCCCGACCCGCGCGGCCAGGACCCGGGCCGTCGCCCTGCCCGCCGCCGCCCTCGCCGCCGCGCTCGTGCTCACCGCGTGCGGCGCGCGCACCTCGGCCACCGGCGAGGCCGCCGCCGGCACCGCCGCCTCCTCCTGCGTCGACACCTCCGGCGACACCGTGAAGATCGGCTTCCTCAACTCCCTGTCCGGCACCATGGCCATCTCCGAGCAGACCGTCCGCGACGCCCTCGACCTGGCCGCCGAGGAGATCAACGCCGACGGCGGCGTGCTCGGCAAGCAGCTCGAGGTCGTCGGCGAGGACGGCGCGTCCGAGCCCACCGTGTTCGCCGAGAAGGCCGAGAAGCTCATCAGCTCCGACTGCGTCGCCGCGGTCTTCGGCGGCTGGACCTCCTCGTCCCGCAAGGCCATGCTGCCCGTCTTCGAGCAGCGCGACGCCCTGCTGTTCTACCCCGTGCAGTACGAGGGCCTCGAGGCGTCGCCGAACATCTTCTACACCGGCGCCACCACGAACCAGCAGATCATCCCCGGCATGGACTACCTCGCCGAGCAGGGCAAGACCAAGGTCTTCCTCGTCGGCTCCGACTACGTCTTCCCGCAGACCGCGAACAAGATCATCAACGCCTACGCCGAGGCGAACGGCATCGAGATCGTCGGCGAGGAGTACGCCCCGCTCGGGCACACCGACTTCGCGACGATCGTCAACAAGCTCAAGGCCTCGGGCGCCGACGCGGTGTTCAACACGCTCAACGGCGACTCCAACGTCGCGTTCTTCAAGGAGTACAAGAACGTCGGCCTCACCGCGCAGGACGTGCCGGTCGTCTCGGTGTCCATCGCCGAGGAGGAGGTCGGCGGCATCGGCGTCGAGAACGTCGTCGGGCAGCTCACCGCGTGGAACTACTACCAGACCGTCGAGTCGCCCGAGAACGAGGCGTTCGTCGCCGCGTTCAAGGAGCGGTACGGCGAGGACCGGCCCACGTCCGACCCGATGGAGGCCGCCTACACCTCGCTGCACCTGTGGAAGGGCATGGTCGAGAAGGCCGGGTCCTTCGACGTCGCCGCGATCCAGGAGGCCGCCGGCGGGGTCACCTTCGACGCCCCCGAGGGCACCGTGACCGTGAACGGCGAGAACCACCACATCGCCAAGACCGCCTACATCGGCGAGATCGCCGAGGACGGCCTCATCTACCCGGTGTGGGAGTCCGACGGCCCCATCGAGCCCGACCCGTTCCTCGAGGGCTACGACTGGGCCGAGGGCCTGTCCTGA
- a CDS encoding methyl-accepting chemotaxis protein has product MSQTAAGRATARAGVLTKITAAVAVGALSAVVVGVVGLVALRTSADRTESLYATDTVGVQLTQEVRYQLLAFRFASLNRTTAPTEELADQYAQQRVEARDALEAASVELQGMELEGDLQATVGTVLTDLTTYFDLSDQLDALAGAGRMDEFNEIRTEQVGPLAQEIVTALQEVTSAQAAEAAESALEAEASYTSTRTALLGVLVVGVLAALALGVVVARRIVADLHLVQRSLDALADGDLTVAATVTSRDELGAMAGALDRAQTSLRETMAGVVESAATVSAAAVELAAASGQVAAGAEETSVQADVVSSAAGEVSSNVQAVAAGAEQMGAAIREISQNAAEATRVAQSATVAADDANGTVARLGASSAEIGNVVKLITSIAEQTNLLALNATIEAARAGEAGKGFAVVAGEVKELAQETARATEDIAQRVEAIQQDTTGAVQAIGRIGDIIASINDYQMTIASAVEEQTATTSEMSRGVAEAANSSGQIAANITGVASAAQASTQTLTQMGDNVAELARLSEELRGRVARFTY; this is encoded by the coding sequence ATGAGCCAGACCGCTGCAGGCCGGGCCACGGCCCGAGCAGGCGTGCTGACCAAGATCACGGCGGCCGTCGCCGTGGGAGCCTTGTCCGCCGTGGTCGTCGGCGTCGTGGGGCTGGTCGCGCTGCGCACGTCGGCCGACCGCACCGAGAGCCTCTACGCGACCGACACGGTCGGCGTGCAGCTCACGCAGGAGGTGCGCTACCAGCTCCTCGCGTTCCGGTTCGCGTCGCTCAACAGGACGACGGCGCCCACCGAGGAGCTCGCGGACCAGTACGCGCAGCAGCGGGTCGAGGCGCGGGACGCGCTCGAGGCCGCGTCGGTCGAGCTCCAGGGCATGGAGCTCGAGGGCGACCTGCAGGCGACCGTCGGCACCGTGCTGACCGACCTGACGACCTACTTCGACCTGTCCGACCAGCTCGACGCGCTGGCCGGCGCCGGGCGCATGGACGAGTTCAACGAGATCCGGACCGAGCAGGTCGGCCCCCTCGCCCAGGAGATCGTCACCGCGCTCCAGGAGGTCACGTCCGCGCAGGCCGCCGAGGCGGCCGAGAGCGCCCTCGAGGCCGAGGCGTCGTACACCAGCACCCGGACGGCGCTGCTGGGCGTGCTGGTCGTGGGCGTCCTCGCGGCGCTCGCGCTCGGCGTGGTCGTGGCCCGGCGCATCGTCGCCGACCTGCACCTCGTCCAGCGGTCGCTCGACGCGCTGGCCGACGGCGACCTCACGGTCGCCGCGACCGTGACGTCCCGTGACGAGCTCGGCGCCATGGCCGGGGCGCTCGACCGGGCGCAGACGTCGCTGCGGGAGACCATGGCGGGCGTCGTCGAGTCGGCCGCGACGGTCTCGGCGGCGGCCGTGGAGCTCGCCGCCGCGTCCGGCCAGGTCGCGGCGGGCGCGGAGGAGACGAGCGTGCAGGCCGACGTCGTCTCGTCCGCCGCCGGCGAGGTGTCGTCGAACGTGCAGGCGGTGGCCGCCGGCGCCGAGCAGATGGGGGCTGCGATCCGCGAGATCTCGCAGAACGCGGCTGAGGCGACGCGGGTGGCCCAGTCCGCCACCGTCGCCGCGGACGACGCGAACGGCACGGTCGCCCGTCTCGGGGCGTCGTCGGCGGAGATCGGGAACGTGGTCAAGCTGATCACGTCGATCGCGGAGCAGACGAACCTGCTGGCGCTGAACGCGACGATCGAGGCGGCGCGCGCGGGGGAGGCCGGCAAGGGCTTCGCGGTCGTCGCCGGCGAGGTCAAGGAGCTCGCGCAGGAGACGGCGCGTGCGACGGAGGACATCGCGCAGCGCGTCGAGGCGATCCAGCAGGACACCACGGGTGCGGTGCAGGCCATCGGGCGGATCGGGGACATCATCGCCTCGATCAACGACTACCAGATGACCATCGCGTCGGCCGTCGAGGAGCAGACCGCCACCACGAGCGAGATGTCGCGCGGCGTCGCCGAGGCCGCGAACAGCTCGGGGCAGATCGCCGCCAACATCACCGGCGTCGCGTCGGCGGCCCAGGCGTCGACCCAGACGCTCACGCAGATGGGGGACAACGTCGCCGAGCTCGCCCGGCTGTCGGAGGAGCTGCGCGGACGGGTGGCGCGTTTCACCTACTGA